The genomic stretch gagccattggtgagcaccctttgggtttgattGGTCAACCAGCTACAAATCCACCtcacagttgtattgtctagcccacattttactaggttgtcacttcaactgccctgggtaaatgctagggaattctgggaactgtagttttgtgatacctggtgccacaataaactacaattcagaGGATTCCCTAtaattgagacagggcagttaaagtggtctcaaactggattatttctgcagtgttttgaacccCTGTCAGAAgtttaatgaaatcaagataccctacatccacagcattcctcacATCTACAGAGCTTATAATTCtatcagagagagagggagacagagagaagatTAGTCTGTTAtgtcttgtttttgagaaacccacatTGAGTTTTAGTGATCATAGCATTCCTTTCCAAGGAACAGAtagactgtttaatgatctgccacAGATTTTTCCGTGGTATCAAGATAAATaggcagtaattgtttgggttCTCTTTTTTGGTGCTAACTTTAAAAGAGCCATTCTTCCATGGATTGTCACAGAAaggagtcagtatggtgtagtggttttgaatgttggaataggaCCCCAGGAGACCCCAGTTTCAATCTTTGCTCAGCTACAGAgacctcagccttagaggaaagcaatagtaAACTTACTcaaataaatctggccaagaaaactcaatgattgAATCACCATAGGTCAGttttgacttaaaggcacatggcaacaatgTACACAAAAACTGCAGTCTATTAACCAGGCACTTGAAAATACAGCAGCTGTTTTTAATACCAACAATTCATCCATTTCCAAATGAAAATGGTGATCTGAATGTTGATGTACTGTGACAAGTATTCTGACAAACTAGGGTAGGTATGAATGTTACGTGCACGGAAATATTTATTGAGCTTGGGACTATCAATTCTGGAATTCAGCAGACTATCATAATTCAATCACATTCAAACACACTTGGACACCAGATTTGCCATGGGTTATAATTTTTTACGTGTGCATCAGGATTCCACACTGAAATAGTAGAAACACTGAGAAAAAACAACATCCTTACTGTCTCTCCATGGTTACGCCTCAGGTCAGAATGGTCCCAATCATACCATGGATCTCTCTCTTGTTGGGATCGGTCAGGGAGTTTGGGATAATCACCGTAACTGTAGGAAATACAAGATGTTTACCATGAAAATTTGTACAAGAGCAAAACCAAATAGTAAAGAACTATGTTccagtaaaagaaaataaaagaaattgaaGTAGCTTGCCCATCTGGAAACTATCGAAGATTTGATATAATACTTCATTTACAAAGTAGAAATAATAATTACAGTATTATATTCATGTCTGGGCAAAGATAATTTACGTGTTCAAACCTTTTTTTCCTCAAGACTGCAAGTTCGACAGGAAATAGCCTACTCTAAGAAAATACACCATTCCTGTTCAAAGAACATGTTACTGCTTAGTGGAAGTAAATCCAATTCACTGTTGTTCATTTTAAATCCACAGGGTAAAAGACAACCTAATTGTAACACAAAGATAGACAGTTTTATGTTTCTCTCTCTACGCACAGGACAGCAACTTTTAGGCCACATTCTTGCTTTCATTTCAAGTCCAAGTACTCCTACTAGTCATGGAAACATGGATTCATGTTTTAATTCTAAATGTGGTTTTAACATATATTGGAATAATCACTAAGCAACATTTGGCAACTAGCAAGATCCTGAAATGATTTCTGGAAGGACCCTGTTTTTACTGTGAGTTCCTTGGGCCCTGCCCAGCACCCAAAATGGAAAAGTTAATGACAAAAGGTTAATGAGTTCATTGTTAATAAGTGTTAAAATCTAAACCATCTACATTAATATTGAAAGGGGGACATTCTAAACAATTATGCGAATTTTAAATTCACATTACAATACTAAAAACCTTAAGTGAAAAATTCAACTCATGATTTTACTCTCTCACTTCACATCATTTGGAGGTTTGGAAAGTAGGAACCAGCTACctgaatatttgaaaaacaaactgggttatttctctcaCCAACGCCATTCAAAACCATTCCcttgtttcttctcttccctcccttacAATTCAATCTCTTTCAATTCTTCTCTTCAGTTTACTAATTCCTACACACTAAGAGTCCTCGAATTAAGTGTTTTGGGACAGACGAGGAACACTAAAAAACAATCTTACTACTTTTTGGTTTAAAAACTTTTAATCTATGTCGAATGCTCAACatgaaataaactattattattgttggggTCAGAGAAGAAGAATGTATATTATATTTAGAattggacaccacaattcaaaaaagatattgagaaactggagcgtgtccaaaggagggcgactaaaatggtgaagggtttggaaaccatgccctatgaggaacgactcagggagctggggctgtttagcctggagaagggaaggttaagaggtgatatgatagccctgtttaaatacttgaaggggtgacatattgaggagggagcaagcttgttttctgctgctccagagaacaggacccagaacaatggatccaagctgtaggaaaagagattccacctcaacattaggaggaactccctgacagtaagggccgttcgacagtggaatacactcccttggagtgtagtggagcctccttccttagaggtctttaaacagaggttggatggccatctgccggggatgctttgagtgagagttcctgcatggcccttgtggtctcttccaactctatgattatgccATAGGAGGTAGACAGCATTTACAACCCCATCTCACACCATTCTCACTATTTCAGAAGCAGAACTCACCCCATGCCATCATCTGGATATGGCTCATAGTCTTCCACCCTCATGTTGTACTTTCGTGCAGCAGCTGCCCTTTCCTCTGGTGTCTTGGGATAAGGCCCAGGAAGCATGTCTCTGGGCAAGTCTGAAGCTGGAGGcagaaacatttatttatctaACCTACAGCCCACATTTCTTTTAGGACTGTGGCTCAAGGTGGCCCACAACAAGAGtgaaagtacagtcatccctccatatttgcggctttgattattcacagatttcattaagatgttctctctaggactgtctaggtcctccagtgcaactctgtggtcaactttaactaaaagttgcactgaaagaccatttgtagctactccagtgccattcaatggtcagtgtatgttggatattggccacagagttgtactggaggacctagagattcctagagaggtgtcctctcaggtaaaaacagtgtttttgttatttgcggtttttccatattcacgggggtcttgctcccctaaccctagcaaatatggagggacaactgtatagataaaagcaaacaaaatcacaaaaagataaaaaagacaATTGCAGTATTCCAACATTTTCAAGTTAAAGGCACGTTAAAGGTATGCAAACTGAACCCCAGGCATCATTCCATTAAAATATCATTTCTCAGCTGCCAGGCAATTGCCAAAAGCCTGCCCAAATAAAATAATGCCCAACAATGGAAGGACAACATTCCAGTCTAGCTTCTCACAGCAAAATTCCACTGTATAGGAacaccacagagaaggccctccaTTAAACCCAAAGAGAATGCAGGAGATACAACACTAAAGTACAGATTACTCGCTGAAAGAACAATATAGGGTTGTGGGGGCAAAGGACATATTTATTTTGGGTTGACTTGAAACTTTTGAGTTGACaacttcagaaacttcagcaggggAAAACTCGTTGTTTGACACAGGCTTGTCACTGACAATGGCCTTATTTCCTTCACTCTCTAGTCTAACCTTCAGCATCATCTAATGTTTTGTCAGACCTACATAACATGTCTCCATTTACCTCAGTGGAATCTAAAGTTATGGAGCAGGTTGCAAATGTAATGGGCTATTTTAGTTTGAAAACCTTACTTTAATTCACTTGTATTGCAGTTTTAATACTATTGTAAGTGATCCACCCCATGAAAGCTTTTGCCCTGAAAGGCAACACAGAAATACTGGTAACAAAATCAACACATGATACAGGAAGGCCtacatcagtgatggtgaaccttttcgaggccgagtgcccaaactgcaacccaaagcccacttatttattggaaatgtccctctggctttctagtaacagacTCTGGCagactctgtgctgggacaatggcacatgtgcccacagagaaggctctgagtaccacctctggcatgcatgccataggtttgccatcactggcctacaTCAACATTGGGGAAGGAGAGGGCTCATGAGTTTTCAGCTAGAAGACCAGAGACAGCCCTAGCCTCAGTCCAGATTCTTGCAATTAACAAGGATCAGCATGAGCAGAAATCTGGACACATAGccctctagatcaagggaagtggcagtgccactttattctgctctattccacctggaatactgtgtccagttctgggcaccacaattcaaaaaggatgtggagaaactggagcatgtccaaaggagggagaccaaaatggtgaagggtctggaaaccatgtcctatgaagaacgactcagggagctggggatgtttagcctggagaagagacggttaagatatttaaacagggctatcatatttgaaggaatgtcatattgaggagggagcaagcttgttttctgctgctccagagaataggacacagaacaatggatgcaagctgcaggaaaagagattccacctcaacattgggaggaacctcctgacagtaagggctgtttgacagtggaacaaactccctcggagtgcagtggagtctccttccttggaggtctttaagcagaggctggatggccatctgtcaatggagatgctttgatagagagttcctgcatggcagaatggggttggactggatggcccttaggaaAGTCATCCAGCTCTTCtatgtctgcatccacactgcagaaataacccgatTTGGCCCCGCTGTAACTCTtcttgtggctcaaggctatgttattcccagaatgccatagccttgagccaagacacttaaagcagtgccaaagcgggtaatttctccagtgtggatgcagccaaggtgaCCCCAGCGGCTggcaaggcctcctcctcctcttcctcctcctgggcccTGAGCAACAGCAACCACGGCCACTCACTGACCCGCACGAGAGCCCACTGGAGCCGCCGCCGCCTTCCATCCCCGCTCCCTCAGCAGCAGGGCCCAAGGCCGCAGGGCCCCCCGAGCTGCTGCCCTGAGAGACAtggccgccttcctcctcctcctcctcctcctcctcctcgcaggGCCTGGCGGGCGGAAGCCGGGAGGAGCCTGACCCTGGAGTGGGAAGGGCGGCGGGCGGTGCTTCTTCCTTCCCCGCCTCAGAGGCAGGCCCAGGCCGCCTGCTCTGGTTCTATGGCGGAGATAACAGGGGCCTGCTGTTTGGACGCCCTTTTGTACATCCCCGCACtccactcttatagtgctgctatggctgcctcctggggtttgtagtccagtggggcttagagctctctggctgtggGTTCTCTAAAGGCCCCTgcttaaactacaaaccccagaatgcaacaggagaaggcagtaaaagtggaatagcagcactataagtgGGTAGTGCAGCCATCTAGTTTGTGCTGTTGTTTTGTGGCAGAGCTGGAAAGCCTAGGAGGCTGCTTATGTAGTCCTCCTTTTTGCAGGACGCACTCTTCAGTatagatataattttaaaataaataaatatgtataaataataataataataataataataataatatttcccagccccatgtctaggaggaattccaaaatactctcCATTTCAAATGTAGCGAAGaagcatggtccaaaacacactgcacagaTAAtcccagtctgagaccgctttaactgccctagctcagtgcaagggaatcctgggaactttagCTTACTGTGGCACCTGActtatctctgacagagaaggctaaatgactcccaaaactacagttcccagaattccccagcattgagccatggcagttaaagcagtctcaaagtggattgtttctgcagtgtgttttggacctttagcTTTTATGTGGTGATGTCTTCTGAACAACAGAAAGGATGGATAAGGGACTGCTACTTGCTCTTATTTCCTCAGAGGATAGGAAGAGGGCTTCTTgcctcatccgcactgcagaaataatccggtttgataccactttaactccactggctcaatgctatggaattctgggaattgtagctgattgtgacaccaaagctttcccagacttccatagcattgagccaggatagttaaaagtgctgtcaaaccagattatttctgcagtgcagttgcccAGGGCCGCCTCCAGTCCAGTCCAGATTCAAGGCACGCTTCCTATTCTGTCAGCAGCCTCCTTGCTGACAAGAACCCATGTATATGAATAGGGTTGCCCTCTTCCACAAACCCGGGCACCTAATTTGCATGTTATGCAAATTATAAGCAAACAGATTAATCCTATTTGAATTTTAATAGTACAAATTAGACACATGGATTGTTGCCTTTTCCCCTTCCACTGTTTTCCCAACCACTATGCCCTTTCCTAAAGTTACAACTGATCCCAGATAGAACCAATATACAGTGTTGTTTATAGTGCTGGACTTTGAACTGTAAGATACAAGTTCAAACCTCTGctggaaccctggtggcacaattAGGAGCTctgttggcacagtggttaaatgtttgtactgcagccactcactcacagaccataaggttgcgagttcaataccagcaaaagggctcaagctcgactcagccttgcatccttccgagggtgctaaagtgagtacccaaattgttgggggcaattagcttacaatttgtaaatcgcttagggagtgcttaagtgcactgataagcagtatagaaatgtacttgctattgctattgctgctagCTCTGAGCAAAGCTATCTTAACCTAGTTACTGTGGGAATTGATAGGGAGAGGGAAACCATGTGAAGTGGACATGTACCATCCTGGCATGGTGTGGTAGTttgagccagggttcaaatcccagctcagccatgtcaacccactgggtgaccttgggaaagtcacactctctcagcctcagaggatggcaatggcaacccccatgTGAAGGAAGTTaggaagaaaatcccatgataagtttgcctttgggtcactataaatcagaaacaacctgaaggcgcAAAACAATAACCTTCTTGGTTAGTACagtaaaagaacaagaacaatatAATTAGCAGTTTGTCATGCACAGATATTTCCAGTGGTATTCTCACTAGatcactgttattatttttgccaACAATTTATTCACTGATGGCAAAAAGGTACAGATCCACAAGAGGCCCTTGAGAGTGATTGTTATCTGATTCACAGGGCAAGATGCAGAggaatcatgtcaaaggggaaacctttatctttttaatttacTCTGACATCCAAGTCCATCCTTATAATAGTGGGGTTCTGTTGGAATGGGGCTTACACACATATAGAGCCAAGAGGCTGACATACctggtatacacacacaaactgtgtgtgtgtgtgtgcgtgtgcgcgcgcgtgtgccttgatgtcatttccaacttggctTTAGGTCACCCTAAAGCCAAggaattttcatggcaagatttgttcagaggaggtttgccattgcccaagattaccctgtgagtttcatggatgagctgggaatcgaaccttggtctcctgattcataacccaacactcaaaccactataccacactgggattccctctctctctctggctagatgggtcacctatcgccaacacctacaactccttgaacactttcctcagcgctgtttacgcacaattctaaatatacactggactgactatgtgacgaatgttgctgtccttgagcaagcagggagcaccagcattgaggccatgctattgaggacgcagctgcactgggcaggacacatttctaggacgaaggaccatcgcctcccaaaaatagtattctacggtgaactcgccacaggtcagcgtaagaggggcgttccaaagaagagatacaaggactccctgaaacaacatctcaggcttggccaaattgatcaccaacaatggtccgccctggcctcgcatcgggaggcatggagatgcactatccacaatgctgcagccttttttgaaagctcacgccgaacaagtcttgaagagaaacgacaacgcagaaagaaccacaatccggaaacatcacccaaggagactttccgctgtgctttctgcaaccagacctgtttatcccagattggcctttttagtcaccaatgcccttgtacaaagcgcgggaggagtccttcctgaatcttcatttgcaaatcaaagccagagagagagattatcattacagtttccaacaccatgcttgcctaaaacacctttccaggcttcgaagttcttttctactctggcattgaagccaccaaggataatgattttgtcttctgcagggactttttgtaaaAGGTGGCATAGGTCTGaatagaatttgtctttctccacagaaTCAGCTTATATACCGaagggcatatatactgaagagaacaacatatGGGAGGCCTAAAGAGATAATGTGATCAAAGTGTCCTCTTGGCAAGGTTtcaagtttggaggcaatggagtttttgatcataaagcctacacctgaaagatgtttttcagttttgggtttgccagaccagtagccagcaccatgttctttaaggctgccttcctcgtggagacgaatTTCAATAAGAGCAAGCgatgtcaatgttaagtcgtgacagttcatgggctattagagcagaacaacGCTCAGGATGTCCACTCTATGCaaaatcttgcatggttctgatgttccagcatgtaAGCatcagtctatttgcacctttggaggctggtgtgtgcctttgtttctttacCTTTGTTTGattgcatcagaagatgcccgttggccgCAGATAGCCAATTGGGtagatggggatgagctttcgttaggtcaccttttctaggcccctctcttTATGGAGCAAACAGTgccctccttaaaaaaggctgcttggtcatccAGGATGCTGccaacaagactgtcatcccccagGTCAGTCTCAagtgaccaaagtcctgaaccgcctgcatgcagggttgggtctgcggcttccagtgcatctttacacctgccatttcgtccctcgcctatcgctacagggcttttctggaagttggatgtatcctttgagcctgtgcaatgtgTTTTTCTGGTGgggcgcagcgtgcacagaactgacatcaccctttaaaccagaagtacgtctgctgaggccttgacaagcatggacagtggcagcgaggttcttgggttgtaggtttgattagagtttccttctcttagatggttgaccttaccgggttagacgagcaccatctgcccaggtttgggattagagttttccttctcctaggatggttgccataaggctagagagcccatcctgcccttcaggacccttcagttgtgacctgtctggcatgggaggccctaccggtggctattataccaccaccagcatagctcacaatttcattaggctacgcaagcctctcccccacgacaagggggcgtcaatggagaggaaCACTGGCTTTCACAGACTAGACAATTATGCAGTGGAGGCTTTTTTGATTCCCATACTGTTGGCATTTCTCTGATGGTAGTGTTGTATAATTTTGCACTTTAGTGTCCCTGCTCAATATGTCAAATATATAATTCTTGTGGCATAACATATACTTTAGATTTGCTCACACATAACATTTTACCTAGAATCTTAAGGCTCAGTAGTAGGTATATCAGATTGTTATAGGATTGCTctgacaataacaaaaataatgtgtgtgtgtttttaagaaaCAATGCATGCTGAAAATATGCTTCAGTTACATGTAGGTATACCTGGTTTATCATTGTCTTTATAAAATTAGTGTGTTTATAACGAATGTTGTTATTAGAGCAAATGGATGTAATGATAAATAATCAGGAATGATGCTGAGTTTATAGTAGAGATTGTTAGAAAGATATTCTCCATTATGGCTGATGTGActaacagaagaaaaaaattagaaCCACATTTTAGTGTTTATATGATAAAGTAAAATGTAGAATTCATTAATGTTAATATTGATTTTATCCTAGAACACATCAGTTGtgctaagaaaaagaaataaatctgaAAATAAGCATTTTGCTTTAGCTGTTTATATTTCCCCAGCTCTACCAGGACAAGACAATTAGATCTGGATATTAACTTTAATAATATTGATACCATTCCAAAAAAAGCAATTTGCATAATGAGGTGAGATGCAAAATGGATCTTATTTGGAATTGATCCTTCTGTCCCATAAAACACTGCCCTGTAAATCTTCATTAATGCTGCTAGAGTATGCCACTCGGAGTGAAAGATTACATCAATGGCTCGTTCAGGCTTTTAAGTCAATATTATTATAACAGTAGCTGATTAAATCAAATTTATTTTAGTATGGGGGtggtaagagagaaagagagcgagagagagagcatcTGTTCCTTGCCACTGAAATAGCAAATATATAGCattatttaaaacagtttcataTTATCATTACATTATTATATATTTCTGGTAGTACTTCACCCAACAGATAGGTCAAATTGCATCCAACCATTATAAAGCCTGGATCTTCTGTTATAATATAAAATCTACACTGTTGGTTGAACTAATTAAAACATGGCCTGAAATGGCCACTTGCTGCTGAGGGTAAGTTGGCAAACAGAACATAATTGCACAATTTGACTTACATGAATGTTTGTGACCATTTTTTCTGTTCCCGCAATCATACCATCCAATTTCCCCCCAGCTGCTGTAAGTAGGTTCAGAAATTAAGGGAAATTTTCCCAAACCCTACTTGGTCCATCACATTacaccatagaccatggtatccttctggaatgcctgggagagttgAGAATCGCTGGccctgctttgcagtggctatgttcctacctctcgggcagattccagatggtgatgctgggggacagctgctcctctatgagagagctgacatctggcgtccctcagggcgccattctgtcccccatgctgtttaacatttacatgaagccgctgggtgagatcatctggagacatggggtggggtgttatcagtatgctgatgacacccaaatctatttctctatgtctcggactgttttagtgaccaaggagggcatctccccccgaatgactgcctgaagtcagttgtggattggatgagggaaaatagacttaaactgaatccaaataaaacagaggtactcgtgataggtaaccccagtcctggtatggagataagttcgccagttctagatggggtcacacttcccctgaaagactgcatctgcagcttgggagtgctcctggattcgtcgcttcaactgtcttctcagattgatgggacagccaggagtgcctgttatcagcttcggctgatacgccagttgcgcccctacctggagcagtgggacctagaaacggttgtatgtgctctagtaacctcttgtcttgatttctgcaatgcgctctacatggggtaacctttgtgccacgtctggaagctccaattgatacaaaatatggcagccagactggttgctggaaaatccaagttcgaccatattatatctattttaaaatcactacattggctgcctattagcctccgggcacagtacaaggtgttggttatcatctataaagccctacatggcctgggtccagtctacttgaaggaacgcctcctcccatagaATCCTTCCCATACTCTCtgatcctccaggaaaaacctcttacaatctagaaagaccaggctggtggtgacctcccagaggtcctcctctgtcaccgctccaaaaacttggaatgacctgacggaagagattcgccaattatcctcactcgaggcttttaaaaaggcgacaaaaacctttttcttccggcaggccttccccgattgataatgtccagaatcaactgaatccccctccttttattatttttcttatttgtggtttgttttttaattttgatgtattgttatgtactttttaaccatcttttactgttatatggttgggagggagggtgggccggggtcttgtggggcatttgtttttattgttgtatattgtattaactttgctgttcCCGCATCGACCGCAaagcggaagaggcaggatataaataaatatttattattattattattattattttattattatcttttaaattCCATCCTTATTTAAGTAAGATTGAAGTAAGGGCAAGCCATCTTTTAGCAGTATTGAATTTATCTGCTTAACCAATAGGTTAAGATATAAAAGTACAGTGTTCTCTCTATTTGTGGATAGAGTGGTCAGGTGAAAAAGAGGAGAGGGATCCTGCATCTTTTAGCAGTGGTGTTAGGATTGTCAGGTGACATacgaggaaaggttgaaggaactgggcatgttcagcttggtgaagaggaCTGAGGGACTGCACTCTTTAAaggggctgtcacagagaggagactTAAAGTTTGTTCTCTAGTGCCCCAGGGAGTAGGACCAGCTCTAATGATTTCAATGTATATGAGGGTAGATTTCAGTTGGACACTGGAAGGAACTTCTTGCCAGCAAAAGTTGcttgacaatggaaccaattactcTGAGTGGTGGCAGGGTCTCTTTCTCTTGATGTGTTCAGAAGGAGTCTTGAGATGCTCTGCttgggatgctctagctggatttTCTACATTGGACTATGTCCTatggagtcccttccaactgtagATTTAATGATACTGTAATTAAAGCATTTTAGCTTTTCTTTATAAAGAATATATTTAAATGCCTGAACAACTTTTCAGTACcatttctgtggatttccaaACTTCACAATACCCTATTTGAGGCAAAGTGacaaaatgcagcacagaataaaccAAGAGATATCTGTGGATTGGTGCACTGGCTGAGGATTGGATTAGATGAACCACAGGATCAGTGTATTAACCTCCCATGCAAGCCAAGTGATGCTTAgaattttacaacaaagactttaACCATGTGTGGAATGAGAAGTGCCAGATGCCCAATGCACTAAGGATCATATTGttaacatacattggataatgaagCATACCAAAAAATTAAttagaatgaagactgcagtcaagaaatcggaagaagactagcacttggaagggcaactatggaGGAACTAGACAAGAAGGGGAAACATACATAATGAAATAGTAAAGTTAGGATTAtttatgccattgcatttctgatttctacatatagctgtgaaagttggacagtga from Sceloporus undulatus isolate JIND9_A2432 ecotype Alabama chromosome 3, SceUnd_v1.1, whole genome shotgun sequence encodes the following:
- the NDUFB8 gene encoding NADH dehydrogenase [ubiquinone] 1 beta subcomplex subunit 8, mitochondrial, with protein sequence MSLRAAARGALRPWALLLRERGWKAAAAPVGSRAASDLPRDMLPGPYPKTPEERAAAARKYNMRVEDYEPYPDDGMGYGDYPKLPDRSQQERDPWYDWDHSDLRRNHGETMHWDFDMYVRTRVDTSPTVLSWHTMRNYLYGFIGFMLVMFGLGELYPSYQPVGPKQYPYNNLYLERGGDPNQTPPEVKNYEI